In the genome of Bacillus thuringiensis, the window AGAAGGGATAGCCACTAAGCTAATCCTTCTTTATGTTAATTGCTGTTAGTAATAAAAAATATAATTTGAATTGCAATGTTTGCGTATCAAAAGGGAACTTGCTACCTTTTGAGGTAATCCGTTTTGTGGAAGAAAATTATTTGCCAAAAAGGATATTTTAACTATGATTTAAATTATTTTGAGTGCATCAAAATCTTCATTTGTATTATAGTTGATTTAAAACCCAGTTTGTTGCATCTTCAAAGTTATCTGCAATGTAGTTTGGTTCAATATGTGCCCATTTGTCTCGGTACGTATGCAAAGCATCATACCCAGCTCCTGTTCGGACTAGAATCGTAGTCGCATTTACTTTTTCTCCTGCAACAATATCAGTCCAGCGATCACCAACTACAGCACATTGTGTTAAATCAAGCCCATGTTTTTTTGCTGCTTTAAGCAGCATGCCTGTACTTGGTTTACGACATTCACAACCATCACCGTGTTTATGAGGACATACATAAATATCATCAAAACCGAAGCCTTCTAATTCTTGTACAAAATCGGCTACAGTTGCTATTCCATCTGCGATACCAGGTTGATTTGTGAAAGAGAAAATTTTTATATTTTTAGCTTTTAGTTTTTGCAAGGATGTTTTTGTGAATGGAAATAATGTAAAAGATCCCGGATAATGTATTGTAGTGTCACCACCAATTGTACCGTCACGATCAATGAAAATTGCTTTAATGTTTGTCATAGTTATAGTCCCTTCAATTATAAGTAGTTTAGAAATGTTTTACAAATCGGTAGCCATTTACTTCATAACCTAATTTTTTGTAAAAAGGATGAGCTTCTACTCTTTTTGTTCCACTAACTAGCCATGTGCCAATGCAATTATGTTTCTTTGCTAATTGCTCTGCATAATCCATCAACACTTGTCCAATGCCTTTCCGTCGTATGTTAGAATCGACGCTAATAATTGAAATCTCTCCATAACGTGTTACATCTTCTAAATTTTCACGTATACGAAATCCAAGCAATCCAAATATAGCTTCTTCTTCTTCGTAAACATATAAAAAATCAAACGGACTCATTTGTACGAATTGTAATCGATTGTTCATATCTTCATAGGAAATAGAGGAACCTTTTAATTCTTTCGTTAAAGAACAAAGTGCGTCTATATCATCTATCGTTGCTTCACGAATTTGAAAAGACATATTATCCACTCCAATAAAATGTAATCAAACATTTAATATTCTGTTAAAAAATGTTTTTTCCTGCTATGAAAATAAATATTTTATAATGATATATAGATAGTTATATGTTATTCTTTTCCTTGATTGTATTGGAAATGGAAAGAGGGGAAAGACATGTTAGAAGTAAATATCCGCTCAGCTGGATATGAAATAGGCGAAGAAACAATTCATGATATAGCTTTTTCTATCGAAAAAGGTGAACTAGTTGCTCTTATTGGAGCAAATGGTGCTGGGAAGAGTACGACGATAAAAACGATGCTCGGATTACTTGTAAATATGGACGGTGAAATATCATTCGGTGAAAAGAAAAATCCGTATGCATATGTGCCAGAACATCCAACATACTATGATTACTTGACGTTCTGGGAACATATTGAATTATTAATGGCTGCTCGTGGAAGTGAAATGGGAAACTGGGAAGAAAGAGCGGAACAATTATTACATACTTTTCGAATGGATAAGCATAAACATGAGTATTTATCAAAGTTTTCAAAAGGTATGAAACAAAAATCGATGCTAATATTGGCGTTTTTAACTGAGCCAGATTTTTATATTATTGATGAACCCTTTATCGGTTTAGATCCAGTAGCTACGAAAGAGTTTTTAACTTATTTATATAAAGAAAAAGAGCGTGGGGCAGGAATTTTACTTTGTACGCACGTATTGGATACGGCTGAAAAAATTTGTGAAAGATTTTTACTCATTTCACAAGGTACATTAGTCGCAGATGGACATTTAGAATCTATTCAAATGTTAGCGGAAATGCCTGGTAGCTCATTACTAGACTGCTTTGATATAATTGTAAGGCGTGAACAACATGATTAAACAACAATTTTATAAAAGATTACGCCATGAGCTCCGGCGGAAGTGGAAGTCTATACGTTCGGTAACAGATTGGACAGTCGCGTTATATATTATTATTCCAATACTTATATTTATGGGAATCTATTATAGGTCACTATGGATAAATGAATTATCAATGGAAGAGACGATTTATTTCGGATTAGGATTACTAGCATTTTATCTAGTAACATATCCGAGAGGAGTTCGTTCATTTTTTGAGCAAGCGGATAGTTTATTTTTAATTTCGTATGCAACACATATGCGAAAATTAGTCCAGTATGGCATGATGTACACATTTATTCGAATAGCGATAACGAATATAATAGTGGTCGTTATTATGTTACCGGTGTTGATGAAAAGTATCGAGGTAACAGAGATACAAGTCCTATTATTTTGGGTATTCTTTACTATATTTCGATTTATGTTGTCGTTGTTAACGAGATTTATTCATGTAC includes:
- a CDS encoding ABC transporter ATP-binding protein gives rise to the protein MLEVNIRSAGYEIGEETIHDIAFSIEKGELVALIGANGAGKSTTIKTMLGLLVNMDGEISFGEKKNPYAYVPEHPTYYDYLTFWEHIELLMAARGSEMGNWEERAEQLLHTFRMDKHKHEYLSKFSKGMKQKSMLILAFLTEPDFYIIDEPFIGLDPVATKEFLTYLYKEKERGAGILLCTHVLDTAEKICERFLLISQGTLVADGHLESIQMLAEMPGSSLLDCFDIIVRREQHD
- a CDS encoding HAD-IIIA family hydrolase, with the translated sequence MTNIKAIFIDRDGTIGGDTTIHYPGSFTLFPFTKTSLQKLKAKNIKIFSFTNQPGIADGIATVADFVQELEGFGFDDIYVCPHKHGDGCECRKPSTGMLLKAAKKHGLDLTQCAVVGDRWTDIVAGEKVNATTILVRTGAGYDALHTYRDKWAHIEPNYIADNFEDATNWVLNQL
- a CDS encoding GNAT family N-acetyltransferase, whose protein sequence is MSFQIREATIDDIDALCSLTKELKGSSISYEDMNNRLQFVQMSPFDFLYVYEEEEAIFGLLGFRIRENLEDVTRYGEISIISVDSNIRRKGIGQVLMDYAEQLAKKHNCIGTWLVSGTKRVEAHPFYKKLGYEVNGYRFVKHF